In Juglans microcarpa x Juglans regia isolate MS1-56 chromosome 8D, Jm3101_v1.0, whole genome shotgun sequence, the following are encoded in one genomic region:
- the LOC121242697 gene encoding protease 2 — protein sequence MGTSQRPQPPVAKKVEHLMEMFGDVRVDKFYWLRDDSRSDPDVLSYLQKENAYTHSLMSSTQNFQDELYAEIRGRIKEDDVSEPVRKGAYYYYRRTLEGKEYVQHCRRLVPNPEAPPSANDTMPTGPDAPPEHVILDENVKAQAHDYYVIGAFKVSPNNKLVAYAEDTKGNEIYTVYVIDADNGVPLGNPIVGVTSYLEWAGDESLVYITMDEILRPDKAWLHKLGTERSTDPCLYHEKDETFSLDLQPSESKKFLFVASESKNTRFNFYLDVSRLEDGLKVLTPRLDGIDTSVSHRGDHFFIKRRSDQVFNSEIVACPMDNTSATTVLLPHRESVKLQGIQLFKDNLVVYEREEGLPRITIYGLPDVGEPLKSLQVGHRVDFIDPIYSVEPSESQFISSILRFEYSSMKTPHSVYDYDMKTGISVLKKIEAVLGGFDALNYVTERKWANAPDGSRIPLSIVYHKHRVKLDGSDPLLLYGYGSYEVCIDPSFKPSRLSLLDRGLVYAIAHIRGGGEMGRQWYEDGKFLKKKNTFTDFIACAEYLIENKYCSMEKLCIDGRSAGGLLIGAVLNMRPDLFKAAIAGVPFVDVLTTMLDPTIPLTTSEWEEWGDPRKEEFYFYMKSYSPVDNVKAQNYPDILVTAGLNDPRVMYSEPAKFVAKLRDLKTDDNLLLFKCEFGAGHSLKSGRFEKLQEIAFMHTFIMKALNMIPDHGSGQN from the exons ATGGGGACAAGTCAAAGGCCTCAGCCTCCGGTGGCCAAGAAGGTGGAGCACCTCATGGAGATGTTCGGCGACGTGAGGGTTGACAAATTCTACTGGCTCCGCGATGACTCCCGCTCTGATCCCGACGTCCTCTCTTACCTCCAAAAGGAGAATGCCTACACTCATTCCCTCATGTCAA GCACGCAAAATTTTCAAGATGAGCTCTACGCGGAGATAAGGGGCCGGATCAAGGAGGATGATGTGTCTGAGCCTGTGCGCAAAGGGGCTTACTACTACTACCGGAGGACTCTGGAGGGTAAGGAGTACGTTCAGCATTGTAGGCGTCTTGTACCCAATCCAGAGGCCCCACCTTCTGCGAACGACACCATGCCTACAGGACCTGATGCTCCTCCGGAGCATGTTATCTTGGATGAGAATGTTAAGGCTCAAGCTCACGATTATTATGTCATTGGTGCTTTCAAAGTTAGTCCGAACAACAAGCTCGTGGCCTATGCGGAGGATACAAAAGGGAACGAGATTTATACCGTTTATGTCATTGATGCTGATAATGGGGTTCCCTTGGGGAACCCTATAGTGGGTGTGACTTCCTATCTCGAATGGGCAGGTGATGAGTCTTTAGTGTACATCACCATGGATGAGATTCTCCGCCCTGACAAG GCATGGTTACATAAATTGGGAACAGAACGATCAACGGATCCTTGTCTTTATCACGAAAAGGATGAGACGTTTTCTCTGGATCTTCAACCTTCTGAGAGCAAGAAGTTTTTGTTCGTTGCATCTGAAAGCAAAAATACAAGGTTCAACTTTTACCTCGATGTTTCAAGGCTTGAAGATGGGCTTAAAGTTCTTACGCCTCGTCTAGATGGTATCGACACATCCGTCAGCCATCGTGGGGATCATTTCTTTATTAAGAGGAGAAGCGACCAGGTTTTCAATTCAGAGATAGTAGCTTGTCCGATGGACAATACATCTGCAACTACGGTTCTTCTTCCGCACAGGGAAAG CGTAAAACTTCAGGGTATACAACTCTTTAAGGATAATCTTGTTGTATATGAGCGTGAAGAGGGTCTACCAAGAATAACTATTTATGGCCTTCCAGATGTTGGAGAACCGCTCAAGAGTCTTCAAGTTGGTCATagagttgattttattgatCCTATATACTCAGTGGAACCATCAGAGTCACAGTTTATTTCCAGCATTTTACGCTTTGAGTATAGCTCAATGAAGACTCCACACTCGGTGTATGATTATGATATGAAAACAGGCATTTCTGTTTTGAAGAAGATTGAAGCA GTGTTGGGGGGTTTTGATGCTCTAAATTATGTCACTGAAAGGAAATGGGCAAATGCTCCTGATGGCTCTCGGATTCCTTTATCAATTGTTTATCACAAGCATCGAGTGAAACTTGATGGGTCGGACCCATTGCTACTTTATGGCTATGGTTCTTATGAG GTATGCATAGATCCCAGTTTCAAGCCATCAAGGCTATCTTTACTAGATCGAGGTTTAGTTTATGCAATAGCTCACATCCGTGGAGGTGGTGAAATGGGGAGGCAGTGGTATGAGGATGGGAaatttcttaagaaaaaaaatactttcactGATTTTATTGCTTGTGCTGAGTATTTAATAGAAAACAAGTACTGTTCAAtggaaaaattgtgcattgatggAAGAAGTGCTGGAGGATTGCTCATTGGTGCTGTTCTTAATATGAGGCCTGACTTGTTCAAGGCTGCTATTGCTGGAGTACCTTTTGTTGATGTTTTGACGACAATGCTGGATCCAACTATTCCCCTTACTACTTCAGAGTGGGAG GAATGGGGTGACCCGCGAAAGGAGGAGTTTTACTTCTACATGAAGTCATATTCCCCTGTTGATAAT GTAAAGGCACAAAATTATCCAGACATTCTTGTAACAGCTGGTTTAAATG ATCCACGTGTTATGTATTCGGAACCTGCTAAGTTTGTGGCAAAACTGAGGGATCTGAAGACTGATGATAACCTGCTATTATTCAAGTGTGAATTTGGTGCTGGTCATTCTTTAAAGTCAGGAAG ATTTGAGAAGCTTCAAGAAATTGCATTCATGCATACTTTTATAATGAAGGCTCTAAATATGATTCCTGACCATGGATCTGGGCAGAACTGA